The Bacteroidales bacterium genome includes a region encoding these proteins:
- a CDS encoding exonuclease SbcCD subunit D — protein MKLLHTSDWHLGHTLYNYDRVEEQQSMMSQMISIVSEQKPDLFLLCGDVYHTSQPSSAVQTMFTDFLVQLHDANPQMHIIVTAGNHDSATKHEIFRTPWRSMKVHTVGTLNKENISDHIIKIGDKGYVLAVPYANTRNIPNGFFQNLLDEVNSQNRESLPVVLTAHTTVKGCDYMGHSNATDLSVGGIDTLDIEELGSGYDFLALGHIHHQQYVHTGKHNVRYSGSPLAVSFDEAYPHTVTMVDIEKHGAVPVTTQIEITNPRPLVTLPTEGVATWDEAKTLLSKYPADIPAYIRLNVEIENFLSPNANAEAVALTKEKQCRFCYINAKLKNSGGVETKVMTIQELQSEAPIDIARQYAKDKGIVFDETMQTLFQEALGRLNEEMRNE, from the coding sequence ATGAAATTATTGCATACAAGCGATTGGCATTTAGGGCACACACTCTACAACTACGATAGGGTAGAGGAACAACAGAGTATGATGAGTCAGATGATAAGTATAGTATCTGAGCAAAAGCCCGATCTGTTTTTACTATGTGGAGATGTATATCACACCTCACAACCATCATCGGCAGTACAAACTATGTTTACCGATTTTTTAGTACAACTGCACGATGCCAATCCCCAGATGCATATAATAGTAACAGCAGGAAACCATGACAGTGCCACCAAACACGAAATTTTCCGTACCCCATGGCGTTCAATGAAGGTACATACAGTAGGAACACTCAATAAAGAGAACATATCTGATCATATTATAAAAATAGGAGATAAAGGATATGTATTGGCAGTACCCTATGCCAACACACGCAACATACCCAATGGATTTTTCCAAAACCTGTTAGATGAAGTAAATTCACAAAACAGAGAGTCTCTTCCTGTTGTACTAACAGCACACACAACAGTAAAAGGTTGCGATTATATGGGACACAGTAATGCAACTGATTTATCAGTAGGAGGTATCGATACCCTAGACATAGAAGAACTTGGCTCTGGTTATGATTTCTTGGCACTTGGTCACATACACCATCAACAATATGTACATACAGGTAAGCACAATGTAAGGTACTCAGGCTCGCCACTTGCAGTAAGTTTCGATGAAGCGTACCCACATACAGTAACAATGGTAGATATTGAAAAACATGGAGCAGTACCAGTAACAACCCAAATAGAGATAACCAATCCACGTCCTTTAGTAACACTCCCCACCGAAGGAGTAGCTACATGGGATGAAGCAAAAACATTACTAAGCAAGTACCCTGCTGATATACCAGCCTACATTCGGCTAAATGTAGAGATAGAGAACTTCTTATCACCTAACGCAAATGCCGAAGCAGTTGCACTAACAAAAGAGAAACAGTGTAGATTTTGTTATATAAATGCAAAACTTAAAAATTCGGGAGGAGTAGAAACAAAGGTAATGACCATTCAAGAACTCCAGTCCGAAGCACCTATCGACATTGCACGTCAATATGCTAAAGACAAAGGCATTGTCTTTGATGAAACAATGCAAACACTATTTCAGGAGGCATTAGGAAGATTAAATGAAGAGATGCGCAATGAGTAA
- a CDS encoding DUF2795 domain-containing protein has product MYWTLELASKLEDAPWPASKDELIDYAYRSGAPLEVIENLQEIEDEGEVYECIEDIWPDYPTKEDFFFNEEEY; this is encoded by the coding sequence ATGTATTGGACATTAGAATTGGCTTCAAAATTAGAGGATGCACCATGGCCAGCATCAAAAGATGAACTAATCGATTATGCTTACCGTTCAGGAGCACCATTAGAGGTAATTGAGAATCTTCAAGAGATAGAGGATGAAGGCGAGGTATATGAATGTATCGAAGACATTTGGCCCGACTATCCTACAAAAGAAGATTTCTTCTTCAACGAAGAGGAGTATTAA
- a CDS encoding AAA family ATPase — MKIQKLTIHNIASVEDAVIDFESQPLADSDIFLITGKTGSGKSTILDAICLALYADTPRLTNCKMGGKVEDAGKSDSLTLKDPRQLLRRNEAEAYVTLTFIGKNEISYEATWSVRRANNKVSGKLQSKSWILKNITRGITLTKDAEIQDEIKSAIGLDFNQFCRTTLLAQGEFTRFLNSNNNEKAEILEKITGVDIYSQIGKQIYIITSEKREAYNTINKQVDNIHILTEDEITAKKDLLNTLEEEYKIIKKLTENESLKLEWLKTDINLKEEERSSCESLQEAKQLLEEPHFKQKEKLVQEWQETIDARDSLEKISKAKTIQQTQEEILRTLAEEFQRLLGGYKYELTQLTAIKSSIEKIDTYFENEQENKTIYENAQTIKTLLLNIADDYAIIEAKSKIIGNNRKSLTDNLLPLHQEAIRKVEEVKKEYALKAEELNTAKKELEDINLPQLRVAYAQVSDLLNKIAIAKERIENLEQEKKRIENLKKRLATQELSIIEKKKQSADMDTPLREADLIMKERKATLDKQKDTVDKFAKTLRSKLTIGDVCPLCQQKIVSEIPHEDTLSALVDGFIIAYEEAENNYNQLREVKLKIDAEIKSAIESYNRDKQLLEADKSVEEATQKVINGCKDCGVETLNDTTLSILNNLQETNNTKKIDLEIKISIGETKEKEVQKIQTTLNTMRDNVDKLNNKVLEAEHRIAQENTTIEKEEGIVKIKRGEVEEDKTKVQEYLPLIKWGIDWSLQPQEFVVKLNSEYNKYNTTLNEREELQSQSHKLETICGNVKTILAKIQELNPLLQTYNPIDVVKIEDLENDTRALATNITTALGNLKIAEGMIKESSEELEKYLSSHPSITKERVIELNTYTSDNINAETESIKKVRENFVAIEAQYKMLKQQIETHLKKCPQLSDEETIELIVQRMAEQESNSVKIVETKVSIEQELKNNEEQNQELKKLLDEKEAKRIEYENWSKIDNLLGDAIGNKFRQIAQSYILSNLVHSANNYMRSLTDRYLLKVEPGTFVIMLQDAYQGYLSRAASTISGGESFLVSLSLALALSDIGTTLSVDTLFIDEGFGTLSGDALQNVIDTLRTLHIKAGRHVGIISHVEALRECVPVQIQVIQEGTNSSSTIKVVS; from the coding sequence ATGAAGATACAAAAACTAACAATCCACAATATAGCATCGGTCGAAGATGCAGTTATCGATTTTGAGTCGCAACCATTAGCCGATAGTGATATATTTCTAATAACAGGAAAAACAGGTTCAGGAAAATCAACAATCCTCGATGCAATATGTCTTGCTTTATATGCCGATACCCCTCGATTAACAAATTGTAAAATGGGCGGAAAGGTAGAGGATGCAGGAAAGAGCGATTCCTTAACACTTAAAGATCCCCGACAACTATTAAGAAGAAATGAGGCAGAGGCGTATGTAACTTTGACTTTTATTGGAAAGAATGAGATTAGTTATGAGGCAACATGGAGTGTGCGTAGAGCAAATAACAAAGTATCAGGTAAACTACAATCCAAAAGTTGGATATTAAAAAATATCACAAGAGGTATTACATTAACAAAAGATGCAGAAATTCAAGATGAAATAAAGTCTGCAATAGGATTGGATTTTAATCAATTTTGTAGAACAACCCTACTTGCACAAGGTGAATTTACACGATTCTTAAACAGTAATAATAATGAAAAAGCCGAAATATTAGAGAAGATAACAGGAGTAGATATATATTCTCAAATAGGAAAGCAAATATATATTATAACCTCAGAGAAGAGAGAAGCCTATAATACAATAAATAAACAAGTAGATAATATTCACATACTCACCGAAGATGAAATAACAGCAAAAAAAGATTTGTTAAACACTCTTGAAGAAGAGTATAAAATTATAAAAAAGTTAACCGAAAATGAATCACTAAAACTTGAGTGGCTTAAAACAGATATAAATCTAAAAGAGGAAGAGAGGAGTAGTTGCGAATCACTTCAAGAAGCAAAACAATTGCTTGAAGAACCTCATTTTAAACAAAAAGAGAAGCTTGTTCAAGAGTGGCAAGAGACAATTGATGCACGAGATAGTCTTGAGAAAATATCCAAAGCTAAAACCATACAACAGACACAAGAGGAGATACTTAGAACATTAGCAGAAGAGTTTCAAAGATTATTAGGTGGTTATAAGTATGAATTAACCCAACTCACAGCAATTAAATCTTCTATTGAAAAAATAGATACCTATTTTGAAAATGAGCAAGAAAATAAAACTATATACGAAAATGCACAAACAATCAAAACTCTTTTGCTCAATATTGCGGATGATTATGCGATAATAGAGGCAAAAAGTAAAATTATTGGGAATAATCGAAAATCACTAACAGATAATCTGTTACCTCTTCATCAAGAGGCAATACGTAAAGTTGAGGAGGTCAAGAAAGAGTATGCACTGAAAGCCGAAGAGTTAAACACAGCAAAAAAAGAACTTGAAGATATAAATCTTCCACAACTTCGTGTAGCGTATGCACAAGTAAGCGATTTGCTAAATAAAATAGCAATAGCAAAAGAGAGAATTGAGAACTTAGAGCAAGAGAAAAAACGTATTGAGAATTTAAAAAAAAGACTTGCAACTCAAGAATTATCAATAATAGAAAAGAAGAAACAGTCTGCTGATATGGATACCCCACTTCGAGAAGCAGATTTAATAATGAAAGAGCGAAAAGCAACATTAGACAAGCAGAAAGATACCGTTGATAAGTTTGCAAAAACATTACGTTCAAAACTTACCATAGGAGATGTATGCCCCTTATGTCAACAAAAGATAGTGTCGGAGATACCACATGAGGATACCCTGTCAGCATTGGTTGATGGTTTCATAATTGCGTATGAAGAGGCTGAAAATAATTACAACCAATTGCGAGAAGTAAAATTAAAAATTGATGCAGAGATTAAATCTGCAATTGAATCATATAACAGAGATAAGCAACTATTAGAAGCCGACAAGTCTGTTGAAGAGGCAACACAAAAAGTAATAAACGGCTGTAAAGATTGTGGAGTAGAAACACTAAATGATACAACCCTCTCAATACTAAATAATTTACAAGAAACAAACAATACAAAAAAAATAGATTTAGAAATAAAAATATCTATTGGAGAGACTAAAGAAAAAGAGGTTCAAAAAATCCAAACAACCCTAAATACTATGCGCGATAATGTAGATAAACTTAACAATAAAGTTTTAGAGGCAGAACATCGCATAGCCCAAGAAAATACAACAATAGAGAAAGAGGAGGGAATAGTAAAAATAAAAAGAGGCGAGGTAGAAGAAGACAAGACAAAAGTTCAAGAGTATCTGCCTTTAATTAAATGGGGTATAGATTGGAGTTTGCAACCACAAGAGTTTGTTGTAAAATTAAATTCAGAGTATAACAAATATAACACAACCCTAAATGAGCGAGAAGAACTTCAATCACAAAGTCATAAATTAGAAACTATATGTGGTAATGTAAAAACTATACTTGCAAAAATCCAAGAGTTAAATCCTCTATTACAAACATATAATCCAATAGATGTAGTAAAAATAGAAGATTTAGAAAATGATACAAGAGCATTAGCAACAAATATAACAACAGCACTTGGCAATTTAAAAATAGCAGAAGGTATGATAAAAGAGAGTTCTGAAGAACTTGAAAAATATCTATCTTCACATCCATCTATAACAAAAGAGAGAGTAATAGAACTAAATACATATACTTCCGATAATATAAATGCAGAGACTGAGAGTATAAAAAAGGTTCGAGAAAACTTTGTAGCAATTGAGGCTCAATATAAGATGTTAAAACAGCAAATAGAGACACATCTTAAGAAATGTCCCCAGTTATCAGACGAGGAAACCATAGAACTAATAGTTCAACGAATGGCAGAACAAGAGAGTAATTCTGTTAAGATAGTTGAAACTAAAGTGTCAATTGAGCAAGAGTTAAAAAATAATGAGGAGCAAAATCAAGAACTCAAAAAACTTCTTGATGAAAAAGAGGCTAAGCGTATAGAATATGAAAATTGGAGTAAAATAGACAATCTTTTAGGTGATGCAATAGGAAACAAATTCCGTCAAATAGCCCAGAGTTACATCTTATCCAATTTAGTACACTCAGCAAACAATTATATGAGATCTTTAACAGATCGTTATCTTTTAAAAGTAGAACCTGGAACCTTTGTAATAATGCTTCAAGATGCCTATCAAGGTTATCTTTCTCGAGCAGCAAGTACAATCTCAGGCGGAGAAAGTTTTCTTGTATCCCTTTCGTTGGCATTAGCCCTTAGTGATATAGGCACAACCCTGTCTGTAGATACACTCTTTATCGATGAGGGATTTGGAACACTAAGTGGAGATGCTCTACAAAATGTTATTGATACCCTCCGTACCCTTCATATAAAGGCAGGACGTCATGTAGGAATAATATCTCACGTAGAGGCACTTCGAGAGTGTGTGCCCGTACAAATACAAGTAATACAAGAGGGAACAAACTCAAGCAGCACAATAAAAGTTGTATCTTAA
- a CDS encoding cob(I)yrinic acid a,c-diamide adenosyltransferase — protein sequence MKIYTKGGDTGTTSLVGGTRVCKHCTKIEAYGTIDELNCFIGDLLTVMQSTTDKEILNKIQNWLFNIGSILASEEEYINKMPQIGEEHIAVIEKRIDEIDAQLPKHNKFILPQGVPSATKANICRTVARRAERCICALKSEDNVSDIVLKFINRLSDYFFVLSRYCNIIENKEEIFWDNHC from the coding sequence ATGAAGATATATACAAAAGGAGGCGACACAGGCACAACCTCATTAGTAGGAGGAACACGAGTGTGTAAGCACTGCACAAAAATAGAAGCCTACGGAACAATAGATGAATTAAATTGTTTTATAGGAGATTTATTAACAGTAATGCAAAGCACCACTGATAAAGAGATATTAAACAAGATACAAAACTGGTTGTTTAATATAGGCTCAATATTAGCAAGTGAGGAGGAGTATATAAACAAAATGCCACAAATAGGAGAGGAGCATATTGCAGTTATTGAAAAACGTATTGATGAGATAGATGCACAACTCCCCAAACATAATAAATTTATACTACCACAAGGAGTACCCTCAGCAACAAAAGCTAATATATGTCGCACCGTTGCGCGTAGAGCAGAAAGATGTATATGTGCTTTAAAATCAGAAGATAACGTATCTGATATTGTACTTAAATTTATAAATCGTTTATCCGATTATTTCTTTGTTCTTTCTCGCTATTGTAATATAATTGAAAATAAAGAAGAAATATTTTGGGATAATCATTGTTAA